CCAGAGACTCCTCGCCCCAGGCGGGCGCGGCGTTGTGTTCAGAGGGGCGGCGTGCGCGCGGGCGCAGCGATGCGCCGCCAGGGACGGCGGCGGTACAGGCGGGTTGGCGACCAGGGACGGCGGCGGTATGGGTGCTACGTTTCGCTGTGAGGATCGGAAAGAATGTGATCAGGAGAGCGTTCGCATGCCAGATGAGACGTTCCAGGTGGAAGATAGGATAGACGATCAGGATTACACGTTTCTGCAAGAGCAAATTCATGCCTACAATATGGCGGCTACTGGCTATTATGATGGGCGCGATATTGCGCTGCTGGTTCGTGATGAGCAGGGGACCATCGTCGCGGGCCTTTGGGGCTGGACGTGGGGCGGTATGATGAAGGTGCAGTACCTGTGGGTGCGCGAGGAGGAGCGGGGCAAAGACTATGGGACGCGCATGCTTCAGGCTGCCGAGGCCGAGGGGCGGGCGCGCGGCTGCCGCCAGGTGGCGCTTGATACGCACAGCTTTCAAGCGCCACTGTTTTATCAGAAGTTGGGCTACGAGGTCTATGGGACGCTGGATGACGATCCGATAGGGTACAAGACCTATCACCTGAGAAAGCGGCTATAGCAGGCGCATGTGCGCCACGAATACCGGCGGAATCCTTACAGAAAGCCCTGCGCTTTTAAGCCAGGGAGGGCGGTGCAGGCTAGGCGGAGGGTGGCGTTTCCTGGGAGATGGGGGCCGGGCGCAGTTCGAGCGTTTGGCCCAGGATGAACGCCAGGTGCATGATGAGAGAAAGCCTGGGATCGGACTCGCCACGCTCCAGGCTTTCCAGCGCGGATGCGCTCATGCCGAGGCGTTTAGCGACTTTGGCTCGTGAGAGGCCGAGCGCGATACGCTTCTCTGCGAGCGCCTCCAAAAGTTCATGTTTGCGCAGGTGAGCTTCAACCGCCTCTGGAAAAAGAGGGTCTTCCTTGGTAAACTCACGCATCATCTCTTCCAGGAAATCCTCTTCTTCCTCTGCCTCTTCGGCTTTCCTGTTATGCATAAAGCCTCTGGAGGTTAGCTCTGCGGTGTGTAGTGGTAGACAGAGCCAGTACGAGTCAATCCGGCAAGGATGCCCTGGCGCACCTTGCGGGTGGCTTCTTGTAGCTGTTGTGTTGCAGTGTCATCAAGCAGCCGCTCGCCGCAGTAGGTGCATTCACCTACTGTCAGGGTGACAGTGACAACATCTCCGTCAACAGGAACCACCTGATCTACTTTACGAATCACGTAGGTATCTTCTCGCCCGCAGCGTGGGCAGGTAATTCCTTCAAGAAGTTCTGCAAGACTTGCCATCTGCTCCTCCTCTCTGCCCTCATTATATAGTAAGAGCCTCAAAATCCACCGTTAGCCCTCAACGCTAGTTGATGCGCTTTTCGTGCCCGGCCCATTCTTTTTCGCGCAGGACGTACTTTTGGACTTTGCCGGTGGAGGTTTTGGGCAGGTCGCCAAATTCGACGGCGGCGGGACACTTGAAGTGGGCCATGTGTTCGCGGCAGAAGGCGATGATGTCGGCTTCGGTGGCTGTCTGGCCTGGCTTGAGGGTGACGAAGGCTTTGGGGCGCTCGCCCCACTGTTCGTCGGGGATGGCGACGACGGCGCATTCGAGGACGGAGGGATGGCGGGCGACCATTTGCTCGACTTCGATGGTGGAGATGTTTTCGCCGCCGGAGATGATGATGTCTTTTTTGCGGTCGCGCAGTTCGATATAGCCGTCGGGGTGCCAGACGGCTACGTCGCCGGAATGGAACCAGCCGCCCTCGAAGGCGCGCGCGGTGGTGGCTTCGTCGTTGAAGTAGCCTTTGGCAGCGTTGTTGCCGCGCATGAGGACTTCGCCCATCGTCTGGCCGTCGCGGGGTACGTCGTTCATGTCGGGAGCGACGACGCGCAGGCCATCGGCGATGACGTAGCACTGGCCCTGGCGGGCGAGCAGGCGGGCCTGGTCGTCGGGGGAGCGCTCGGCCCATTCGGGGTGCCATTCGCATACGGTGTGCGGGCCGTAGGTTTCGGTGAGGCCGTAGACATGGATGGGGCGGAAGTTGAGCGATTTCATCTGGCCCAGCAGGGTGGGCGAAGGCGGCGCGCCCGCGACGGTGACGGTGACCTGGCGGTCCAGATGGTGCGCCTGGGGGGCGTTGACGAGCGAGATATGGACGGTGGGCGCGCCGTTGAAGTGGGTGACGCCTTCGCTTTCGATCAGTTCCCAGATGCGGGCGGGGTCGAGCTTGCGCAGGCAGATGTGTGTGCCCGCGACGGCGGTGACGCCCCAGGTGAAGCACCAGCCGTTGCAGTGGAACATGGGCAGGGTCCAGAGGTAGACGCTCTCGAAGGTCATGCCGGTTTCGATGACTTCGCCCAGCCCGTTCAGATAGCCACCGCGATGGGTGTACATGACGCCCTTGGGTTTGCCAGTGGTGCCGGAGGTGTAGTTGATGGAGATGGTTTCTTCTTCGTCTTCGAGCCAGCTTGTGACCAACTCTGGCGAGCCGCCCGCCAGAAAGGCTTCGTAGGGGTCGTCGGGCGCGCCACTATCGTCAATACGTACAAGCTGGATGCCTGCGGGGTCTTCGACGAGATGCTGAAGCTCGGCGTCAACGAAGAGGAAGCGCGCGCCGGAGAGTTGCAAGATGTAGCTGATTTCGGAGGCGGAGAGGCGGGTGTTGATGGCGACGAGGATGCCGCCAGCGGCGGGTACGCCAAAGTGGGCTTCGAGCATGGGCGGGGTGTTGAAGGCGAGGAAGGCGACGCGATCATGCTTCTGCATGCCAGCGGCGCGCAGGGCCGAGGCCAGGCGGTTGACGCGCTCCTCGAACTGGCGATAGGTGTAGCGGCGTTCTCCGTGGACGATGGCGATTTTGTCGGGGAAGACGGAGGCGCTTCGGCGAAGGAAGCTGACGGGGGTGAGTTCGCTGCGATAGACTTTCTCTGTCATGTGGCGTTTCCTCCTGACCTGGGGATGACCTTCTATCGTACTGTAGGGATAGTCTAGCAGAGAAGTGGGCGCTTGACCAGTGCGGCTGGCGGCTAAAGCCGCGCCTGGAGGCTGCGCCGCCAAGCCTGCCGACGCAGGCTCCCCGCCCCTATGAGCGGGGTGATTGCGCTCTGGAGGGGCGTGCGCGCTGGCGCGGCGGTGAGCCGCCTGGAAGGCGGCGCTACAAGTGGCGCTGGCGTGGAAGGGGGGCGTGCGCGCTGGCGCGGCGGTGAGCCGCCTGGAAGGCGGCGCTACAAGTGGCCGCCAGGGATGGCGGCGGTACACGCGGCGGTGGGCCGCCTGGAAGGCGGCGCTACAAGTGGCCGCCAGGGATGGCGGCGGTACGGGCGTTCAGGGGTATATTTTCTGTTCGTTGGAGAGCATGGCGATGAACTTGCTGATGCGGGCGGCGCGGGTTTCGGGTCTTCTGGCGGTTTGGATTCTGTAGAGGATGGCGTAGCGGTTGACGCTGTTGAGTGTATTGAAGAACGTGTGCGCCTGGGGGTTGGTGTCCAGTTGGCGTTGAAAGTCGTCAGGGATGCTGATGCTGCTCTGCGAGTCGTAGGCGGCTTGCCAGCGGCCATCGGCCTGCGCGAGTTCTATTTGATGGAGGCCCGCTGGCTGCATGCGGCCCTGGGCGATGAGGGCGGTGGCTTTGGCGCAGTTGATTTTTGACCAGCCGCTCTTTGGGCCACGCGGGGTGAACTTTTGGAGCCAGTACTGGTCGTCAAAGGGGGCTTTTTGTCCGTCGATCCAGCCGTAGCAGAGGGCAGCATCGAGGGCTTGCGCGTAGTCTACGGAGGGGATGCCGGTTTCTTTTTTGGCGATTTTGAGCCAGATACCCCTGGCGCTGGTATGGTTTTCTTGAAGCCAGGCTTCCCAGCTTTGCGGGGTGTCGAAAGGTATGGTTGGGAGATGATCCGCATTACTCATGTGT
Above is a genomic segment from Ktedonobacterales bacterium containing:
- a CDS encoding YdeI/OmpD-associated family protein, which encodes MSNADHLPTIPFDTPQSWEAWLQENHTSARGIWLKIAKKETGIPSVDYAQALDAALCYGWIDGQKAPFDDQYWLQKFTPRGPKSGWSKINCAKATALIAQGRMQPAGLHQIELAQADGRWQAAYDSQSSISIPDDFQRQLDTNPQAHTFFNTLNSVNRYAILYRIQTARRPETRAARISKFIAMLSNEQKIYP
- a CDS encoding helix-turn-helix transcriptional regulator, coding for MHNRKAEEAEEEEDFLEEMMREFTKEDPLFPEAVEAHLRKHELLEALAEKRIALGLSRAKVAKRLGMSASALESLERGESDPRLSLIMHLAFILGQTLELRPAPISQETPPSA
- a CDS encoding acyl--CoA ligase family protein; translation: MTEKVYRSELTPVSFLRRSASVFPDKIAIVHGERRYTYRQFEERVNRLASALRAAGMQKHDRVAFLAFNTPPMLEAHFGVPAAGGILVAINTRLSASEISYILQLSGARFLFVDAELQHLVEDPAGIQLVRIDDSGAPDDPYEAFLAGGSPELVTSWLEDEEETISINYTSGTTGKPKGVMYTHRGGYLNGLGEVIETGMTFESVYLWTLPMFHCNGWCFTWGVTAVAGTHICLRKLDPARIWELIESEGVTHFNGAPTVHISLVNAPQAHHLDRQVTVTVAGAPPSPTLLGQMKSLNFRPIHVYGLTETYGPHTVCEWHPEWAERSPDDQARLLARQGQCYVIADGLRVVAPDMNDVPRDGQTMGEVLMRGNNAAKGYFNDEATTARAFEGGWFHSGDVAVWHPDGYIELRDRKKDIIISGGENISTIEVEQMVARHPSVLECAVVAIPDEQWGERPKAFVTLKPGQTATEADIIAFCREHMAHFKCPAAVEFGDLPKTSTGKVQKYVLREKEWAGHEKRIN
- a CDS encoding GNAT family N-acetyltransferase, with protein sequence MPDETFQVEDRIDDQDYTFLQEQIHAYNMAATGYYDGRDIALLVRDEQGTIVAGLWGWTWGGMMKVQYLWVREEERGKDYGTRMLQAAEAEGRARGCRQVALDTHSFQAPLFYQKLGYEVYGTLDDDPIGYKTYHLRKRL
- a CDS encoding YgiT-type zinc finger protein — encoded protein: MASLAELLEGITCPRCGREDTYVIRKVDQVVPVDGDVVTVTLTVGECTYCGERLLDDTATQQLQEATRKVRQGILAGLTRTGSVYHYTPQS